The genomic stretch GAAACGCGGCAAGATCAGTCTGAGGTAAAGTTGCATGAAGGCTGTGGTACTGGCAGGCGGAGAAGGAACGAGGCTGAGGCCGCTGACGGAGAACATTCCCAAACCGCTAATACCTGTGGCGGGAAGACCCTGCGTTGAATACGCGCTGCGCTCTCTCGTCAGGGGAGGGTTCAGAGACATCGTCATAACCACCGGCTACCTTTCCGACAGGCTGGTGCGAAGTATCGGCGACGGAAGAACCATCGGCGCCTCCGTGCTGTATTCTTTTGAAAGCGTGCCCGCAGGAACCGCCGGAGCCGTCAGAATGGTCCACTCCTCGATGGTATCACCCTTTATAGTCATGAGTGGAGACCAGCTCATAGACATCGATACGAGAAAACTGTATGAGGAGCACGTCAGGAGCGGCGCAGACGTGACCATGGCCCTGACTGAGGTCGGCGACACATCCGAATTCGGGGTTGTCGCGACAGACGAAGACGGGTTTGTCACCAGATTCCAGGAGAAACCGAAGAACGACGAGGCTTTTTCACACCTCATAAATGCAGGTGCTTATGTGATAAACTCGGACGTGATGGCACTGATTCCCGAGGGAAAACCGTATGATTTTTCCAGGCAGCTTTTTCCGGATATGCTTCGCAGGAAAATGAAGATCGGAACGTACCGGATGGATGGAATTTGGCTTGACATCGGACGACCCTCCGATCTGCTTCAGGCAAATGCAGCGATTGTTGCGAAAGAAGGAAAGGAAGCTGCAATAGCAGGATGCATGGTTTCCGGCAGGATGATTATGGCGGAGAAGCCAGTATGCGGCAACGACGTGGAGTTCAGCGGAAACTGTTACATCGGGAAAGGCGTAGTCATCGAGGACAGGAACACCATAATGAATTCCGCTCTTCACGACGGTGTCACTCTCGGCAGCGAGACGAGAGTTGTAGACAGCCTCCTGCTTGATGGCGCCAGAACCGGGAAGAACTGCGACATCAGGGAATCCATACTGTCACCAAATTGCAGACTGGGCGACAACGTGAAACTCGAAAAGTCTGTCATCGGCGAACATGTGTTCATAAAAGGCAACTCGAGCCTGATAGGCGCGAATATTTCACCCCACGGACACCACACATAGTGTGCCCGCGTCCACGCATCAGCGAGACAACGGCCGTTTTTCAGATAATGCCTGCCTGCTTGAGTTTTTCAGGCAGATATGTATCTGTAACATAATCCAGACCATATTTTGCCAGTGCCTGCTGTTCCGCCTTCTTCTTGTTATCGAGCATGGTTTCAATCTCGGCCTTCCAGAACGGATCGTTAAACCTCGGATCAGTAAGCTCCGCCTCCAGCGCCTTTATGTCGACATCAGAAAGCTTGTCCGTCGGCAGATCGTAATTGAGTATGTCCGAAGCCGTTATTCCTATGAACTCTGCCGTAGGCGTGGCGAGATACTCTGAAATGTGTGCCGTCTTTATGGCGCCATAAGCTATCGAGGCATGTATCCTGAATGACCATGGATCACCATCTGTGAATGTGACAACAGGCAGTTTGAGTTCTTCGTTCAGCCGCTTTATGAAACGTCTCGTGCTCCTTGCAGGCTGTCCCTTCAGATGAACGAGTATTGCCCTGAAATTTTCGTCGAAACCGTTCTCAACGAGTCTGTCGAACATACCGCCCGTTTCAATGGCAATCACGAAGTCCGCATCGCCTGAAAGCAGCTTGACCTTCTCCTTTTCAACATTGTACGGGACGCTGTAACCGGAGTCCCCGACGTCATCCCTGCAGTTGATCTTCTTCTTCTTTCCCTTCCTGTCCATCTCCTCAATGGTCAGGTTCCCCATCACTCTTGCTCCGTCTTCTTCCGGCCTGAGCTTGAAATCCTCCCTCAGGCATCGCGTTATTATTTCCAGATCTTCTGCGAGCTTGTCCGACTCGTCCTGCGATCCGAATTTCGCCTTTCCCCATCCCTCGGAAATATAGTACATTTCCCTCAGCGTGGACGATTTTGAATCGGATATCATCTGTTCGATAAACTCCAGCATATATACGGTTCTCAGCAGCATGTATGCCCCCACTGCCTTTTTCGCACTCCTTATTCCCTGGGCCCTGCCGTACTTCCACACATTACTCTTGTTGTCGAACCGTATATTTGCCTTCGTCCTGAGAGGCAGGACCATATTGGGTATGTCTCCCTTCTCGAATTGCGAATAGATGGTTTCGGCGATTTCTATTAGTTTTTCCTTCGCAATACCAATCTGCCCGTCTTCACTCTTCACTGAGTTCACCGCCCTCTTCATCGTAATCAGCCGCGTCCGGATCGGTCTCCTGCTCTTCTGTCTCAAATTCAAAAGTCTTGATGCCCCAGTCTCCTGGCAACTGTTCCGCGCCGATCACAATAGCCGGATTTATGTCGCTTATATATATCTCATTTTCAGTATAATCGTCCTTATCCAGTCCGCCGAGCTCGAAGCGGAATTCCATCACTTCGAGCGGCTGAATCTTGAGTATTTCCCAGGTCAGCTTCCCGTCCAGCGTAAGCTCGGTGGGGGAAGGGGTAATGTTGCCGGCAACTATGTGCTCTGCGGGCACCAGCGCATGGAGCTTCAGAGCCTGCTTTCTGGAAGTATAGTTCCTGATCCTCACAAATCCCTTAGCAGACTTCTTCTTTGGCTCATAGTCGACGCCGTCTTCGATGTAAACAACATTCATTATTTTCGTAATCGTGCGCGATATATCCGGCACGGGTCGCTCAAGCACAGCGGATGTCTTTTCGGCAATCTTCGGCACGATCTCGGTTACTATGTCGAATTTTATAGCCGCTTTGTTCCTTGTCTCCTTCTTGTTCAGATGTGACTTAAGATTCCTCGCACTTATCTTCAGAGCAAGATCAATTTCCTGCATGATTTCGGGAATAGCCGCTATCGCTTCCTTGGATTCCGATGTGAAGGGGAGTTTAGTCGACAGGACATGGACGAGTATTATTGCAGGCCCGAACGGTATGCCGGAACCGCCTCTTTGTTCCAGCCCGTATCTGCGCCAGTCGACACTCTCGATGGACTGCGTTATGGCGCATGCGCCCTGCTGATAGAGTAACGGTACCCTGTTGGCATAACGCATTATCGTTACCTGCTGATCCGGCTGCAATTCCCCTCCGTACACTATTCCTACTTCGACCTGGAAGGGGTTACCGCCGTAAACTGCGGGCTGTCTTGTCACGGGCTGGGCGTAAAACTCAGGACGAAGGCTTCCTAGCACATTTTTCAAGCCCCGTTTTATGAGCGTTTCACCTATGGGACTGAGACAATCCGTTTGCGGCGCCATTATTTTCGTCTGTGAAATCGCATTCAGCAGAGACTTTGCCTGTTCCAGCGTTATGTCGCGCGGCCTCTTGTCCTGCGATATCATTGCGCGCTCGCAAATCTCCCTGGCCACTCTGTCGCTGATTCTGGAGAATCCGTCCCTGAGGAATATTGAAAGTTTTTTATGCTCCGTGTAAGAGAGCATGTTGATCAAGGTGCCTATCTCGAGTCCATACGGATGTGGTTTAATCTCAATCGCCTTTGGAGGCATCGTCTGTGTGGCTCTTTCGAAAACGAAAGTCCTGCCATCGGGATCTGTGTACCTGATGGTTGCGTGTGGATTGAC from Candidatus Sysuiplasma acidicola encodes the following:
- a CDS encoding DNA topoisomerase VI subunit B; this translates as MATIAEEMARKQKEISVSEFFERNRQILGFDSTVKALIVAVKEAVDNSLDACEEAMILPELDVSISKISQNEYRVVVRDNGPGVVRTQIPNVFGRLLYGSRFHAIRQSRGQQGIGISAVVMYSQITTGQATHIWSKVAESDVTNDILLTIDTKKNKPVVLKEDHIMWEEGGSRVEHGTKLEFSMVGRYVTGKQSVLEYLKSTAVVNPHATIRYTDPDGRTFVFERATQTMPPKAIEIKPHPYGLEIGTLINMLSYTEHKKLSIFLRDGFSRISDRVAREICERAMISQDKRPRDITLEQAKSLLNAISQTKIMAPQTDCLSPIGETLIKRGLKNVLGSLRPEFYAQPVTRQPAVYGGNPFQVEVGIVYGGELQPDQQVTIMRYANRVPLLYQQGACAITQSIESVDWRRYGLEQRGGSGIPFGPAIILVHVLSTKLPFTSESKEAIAAIPEIMQEIDLALKISARNLKSHLNKKETRNKAAIKFDIVTEIVPKIAEKTSAVLERPVPDISRTITKIMNVVYIEDGVDYEPKKKSAKGFVRIRNYTSRKQALKLHALVPAEHIVAGNITPSPTELTLDGKLTWEILKIQPLEVMEFRFELGGLDKDDYTENEIYISDINPAIVIGAEQLPGDWGIKTFEFETEEQETDPDAADYDEEGGELSEE
- a CDS encoding DNA topoisomerase IV subunit A, whose amino-acid sequence is MKRAVNSVKSEDGQIGIAKEKLIEIAETIYSQFEKGDIPNMVLPLRTKANIRFDNKSNVWKYGRAQGIRSAKKAVGAYMLLRTVYMLEFIEQMISDSKSSTLREMYYISEGWGKAKFGSQDESDKLAEDLEIITRCLREDFKLRPEEDGARVMGNLTIEEMDRKGKKKKINCRDDVGDSGYSVPYNVEKEKVKLLSGDADFVIAIETGGMFDRLVENGFDENFRAILVHLKGQPARSTRRFIKRLNEELKLPVVTFTDGDPWSFRIHASIAYGAIKTAHISEYLATPTAEFIGITASDILNYDLPTDKLSDVDIKALEAELTDPRFNDPFWKAEIETMLDNKKKAEQQALAKYGLDYVTDTYLPEKLKQAGII
- a CDS encoding NDP-sugar synthase, with translation MKAVVLAGGEGTRLRPLTENIPKPLIPVAGRPCVEYALRSLVRGGFRDIVITTGYLSDRLVRSIGDGRTIGASVLYSFESVPAGTAGAVRMVHSSMVSPFIVMSGDQLIDIDTRKLYEEHVRSGADVTMALTEVGDTSEFGVVATDEDGFVTRFQEKPKNDEAFSHLINAGAYVINSDVMALIPEGKPYDFSRQLFPDMLRRKMKIGTYRMDGIWLDIGRPSDLLQANAAIVAKEGKEAAIAGCMVSGRMIMAEKPVCGNDVEFSGNCYIGKGVVIEDRNTIMNSALHDGVTLGSETRVVDSLLLDGARTGKNCDIRESILSPNCRLGDNVKLEKSVIGEHVFIKGNSSLIGANISPHGHHT